In Glycine max cultivar Williams 82 chromosome 15, Glycine_max_v4.0, whole genome shotgun sequence, the DNA window gttttcttttcaaaatattcattttgaatttatagagcctaaaaattttcattttaaatttaaaagataaaaaattattctaaatttaaGAGAGTTAAGTTTAGttttaaaaagggaaaaagttgtgaattaattatttttttactctactaaAAACACTAGACTTTTAGATTGAAACACAAAAAATGTTCTTAATATGAAgcaaatcaaattaatcaaatccTAACGTTTTCTTTACAATtgcttattatttataataatactaaAACCTTTTGTTGAATGTTATttataacttaatttaatttaaaatacattgaAATTGATTTAATCTCAACTAACATTTAATGATAATCATATCCTCATTCATTTCAAATAAATACATtagaatttttttctataatactttaaaaaatgtcaTCACTCACCAATTTCAATCAGTCTAGTTTTAAAATTGCTTAAAGATGATGTTCCCATATGTTGCATGCATGCATGTGTTTGTTTGCTTGTTGTTTTCGCAATTTTTTTCCTGGCGGTTAAAGGGCTTTCAACAAAAATTTGCCctcaaaagattttaaaatccTATAATCTGGTGGCAACAATTCATGAAAAGCATTTCAATATagtaaataaagattttgatttaaataattaagtttatatGTTTGTAATAATTCTCAATATTTCAAGCAAGGGATATGTTTCCACGTACTCGATACTAttactttttatattggttTACATTTGTTTGCCCCTCACCTTTGTAATcaatatctttcattttcttgattCTTAATTACTCCAATTATCTAACTCACTTAACTAAGTTActaaaatttatctttctttaagAACCATTGAATTGAAAAAGGAAAGGAGTACTTAGTGGATAATTAACCATTTGTTTTAGTGATCAATATTCCAAACCATGTCCTATCATTACTTCCTATGTCAATACCATATTCTTAATTTAAACACTCTCCTAACTTTACTCCAAAACACTCATTTACCAATTTAATCTTTACCCTTACCATTGTCATGACTCTTCTCCATTTTCCCCCAAAAAACTTTCCACATGGCTTCTCAAATCTTGCATGACACAAAGAAATCCCAAGCTAGGCGAGCATTACGTTCTCTAGCAATAGGCATTGCAGTTCCCTTCACTCTCACATTGGCCATAATCATCATCTTTGGTTCCGGACGCAAGTATAACCAAATTATATCCAAACCATTTTGGTTTTCACCACTTTGGTTCATTCACTTGGCCACATTGGGTTCATCTTTCTTCATGGGTCTCGCGATGTGGCTAGTATGGGCTGATGGAGGATTTCAAGGAGAAACTGATGCAATGTCTCTCTACATAGTCCATGTCTCTCTAAGTATCGTGTGGCATCCTCTTGTGCTTGTTATGGGTGTTTATTGGCTTGCTTTAATTTCTTGCCTTGTGAATTTTGGAACCCTCTTTTTATGCTACTTGAGGTTTAGAAAGGTGAATCCTTTTGCCAGAGATCTAGCCAAACCATGCTTGACATGGACTGCGTACCTTTGTCTGGTTAGCTTTAagctaatgtttatttgattgtaGTTTtgtagttattaattaattgatgggAATCAATACCCATTTAGATTATCAATGATCTTAGGCACAGGAAAAATGTGTAATTTTCAATAgtgtttaatttgttattaagtGTTGCTGGTGTTAAGCATtaggtaattaatattttgggaACTCAAAACATCCttttatttgacatttaattttttttgctactACTTAACAAGTACTGTAATTTGACGCTTGCTGGCAAAATGTGTTTTAACATTCAATAGTTCTTGGATAATGGGTTATACTGAAGatgtaaacaaaacaaaaaaatcattgttctTGCGATCTGACATTTAAAtagattacattatttttaacaaaatagttgttttcttttttaaatctctctaaaagaaattaaaaactaaaaagaactactatttctttgaaataaattaaataaatccaTAATGTGATTAAACTTTAACCTTAGAATTGGATGTAGGCAGTTAACCATGTTTGGCTCAATTGTATTTTGGAATTATGTGTTTCTCGCGATTCAATTATTCATTTCTTCCCATGGTGGGCCGAGAGATGTGTAATTTTAAGGTCATGGCATGGATGCTCGAGTTTCTACAATGTTTTTGAGTGTAGAATgtcattattaaaaatttaagaatgttatgaatttatgatgtaAATGCACATCATCTATATTTGGTGTCACTTTTTGAgtatttgtacttttttttagaagattATTTGTACTTAGGTTGGTTAGTTAATAACTTAATATGcacatttttttatgtgattGCTCATGCAACATGTACTTAGATAACATTTTAGTAAAGTTTGGCATACAAATGTGAATTGGTTCAGTAAATATATGTTATAGTTGTCAATTATCCTTGTTGCCAAGACACCGCATttaataatcgattacataaaattttatttactcaTTAATGAAATTTACACTATCACAAATAACCCAATAATTCATGCAGAACTTCTTTAACCCAAGAAATTGTTTTTACCAAATATAAATTAACATTGCACTATTAATCTAAATATAAGAAGTTTACATTAACTACAACCTATTAACTATGTGCCCTTTGACTACATATCCAcactatcaataaatattttatataatcataAACATTACAGATACgtgatatatttttaacatttgaaGCCTTGCGCTCTTAAACTTAGAAATAACCTATACAATTCACATTAGTTATCTTCCAATTACATCTGTTGAACTAAAATTgttcccttcatcttccctCTCAAGAACCGAGAGTGTGCATCATCATTTTGCAAGCCATAAACATATGATTTTGCAAGCCACAAACATATGAATATCGGTCCCTATATTAACTTGAGCTACtataatgttaatattattatgttattatcttcaaattcaaaataaatcctactttattttaaattctaacaaatcttatcatcttttaaatgttattgtttttttagggaaaatgCTATCTATAATAATAGTATCATAAAATgagtaatacttttttttaggaaaaaaaaaaacctcgcACCAAATACATGAAGCAAATTGAGCTCTTTTCCTGATTACTAAGCCCAAAATAGTTCCTGGCCAAGGTAAAGCAATGATCTATTGTTTATTCAGACCGTCCAATTGTTCTTGAGCttaaactttgaaatgaaaataggcATGTTATATTGCTCGATGTTTTCCACTATACATGCAGAGAAATCCTCTCTGTGAACcccaaaaatgaaaacagaactACCTGATAGAGTTATACAAGAGCCAATAGTGTATGCTTTTTAAGATATGATGAAAAAGTGAGAAATACATATTGGATTCATTGCCTCCTTTGAAAGCTTTCTCCAAAACAAATCTTTTTCACACATAACTCTGCAAGTTAACCTGTCAATATCTGTAATGTTAGAACTACAAAATCTTTAGACTATTAGAGGGTGAATCGAAATGATTGTCTTTAACAACTACCTTTTCCATCTCCGTAACACTTGAAAGCTCTATCTATCTAACTTGTCGTTCTAACTAACCAAGTTTGTGGGAAAAATCTCACTGACAAGACGGTCCAAACCATCAAACAGATTCCATAGTTCAGAAGCCGAAGAAACCGTTACTAACAAGAGATTCTTTCCTCGACCCTTTAACAAACACGAACTAAGATAAAGCAAGGACAACAAATTCATCCAAAAATATAGAAAGGAACTTATACAATTCCTTATCAATCAATTTATCCACAAAATGAGCCAACAGAGTCCAGGGTTAGAAAAGGCACAGTAGAGAAGAAGAGCatttgttcttttaaaaaaaatcactataacttaaaaaagcaaaataaattaaagattacAATTTTTAACACTATCATCATCATCGTCTTACGCAACTGCAAAGCAATGATAGTAGAATAGTGGCAGCATATGAATGAATATCAAGTAGCAGTAGTAGTGTGAATTAGGAAAAGTAGCCAACACCGACATcaccaaggttttaaaaaaacgaAGCTGACCGCAATTTTGGCTGCAACATCAAGGTTTCTGGAGTCACCACAACCACAACACCACCATAGTTGCAGCTGCATCAGCCGCATTTGTCCGTAATTTTCCGTAATCTAAAACCTCCTCGATCTTATCAAGACGAAGGGAGCTTGATAGCTTTGAAAGCAGGGTGAAGCAATCCAAGCTCATCCTTAACCTCAAGAGGGTTGCTAGTATCATTCCTCACCCTCTTCACCTTGCGGCTAGCAAGGGACTTATGAGTGAACCCATACATCTGCAAAATCTGGTTATCACCAAAGTTATAGGCCCTATCCATCTGCTTCAAGCACCTCTCCACAGGGTAATCCCCAAACTTCCCACAAGGTTTGCACCCTACAAAATGGGTCACCAGAGGCCACCTATGATCCCCAAGCCCCGGGTGATAATTCTCAATCATCTCCTCATAACGATCCACCAAAATCCCCCAATAACCATGCAAGTAGTAGTGATTCTCAAGGTAAACCTTGTCACCCCATTTCTCCTTCCCAGTTGCCAACAAATAAACCATTGCAGATTGATCATCAGCTTCAAAAACAGGCCTATTCTTAAGCTCCCTAGTGAGCACTTTCCCAGCTTCATCTCTTATCTTCCCCTTAGGCCCCATTGGAGCCCAAGCATCAAGAATATCCAAAGACCACTGACAATTTCTCAACAGAAAACTCCCAGTGTTCAACCCAATCCAGTTCTTCTCATCATACACCATCTCATTCCACCCGTGCATCACAAAGTTCGAATCTTTATACCTCTCCCAGGGAACCTCAAAGGCCATGTCGGTGAACATTGCATCACTGTCCATCCACCAGAGAAACTCCACTTCAGGGTGAGACAGCAAGAGCTTCCGAATCAACGGAAGCTTGGCCCAAAACCCTGCCATCTCAGCGTCCAGAAGAGCCATGTTGTAGAAAATCTCAATCCCGTGGACCCTGCAGTAGTCAATCTTGTTCTTGATCGATTTGACGAGGTAGTGGTCTCCGACCGGGTTTTCGCACGGTTTCGGGGACGAACCGGTTACGAGGAGGACGCGGGGTTTGTTGGGTCCGATGAAGTTCGGGTAATCCGGGTTGTTGGATAGCCATGAAGCGCGCTGTTCGTCCCAATTTGAGATTTTGGGGCCGAGGGTGTAGGGCgcgttagggttaggtttttcgTCGTCGGAGGGGGGCTCGTCGACGAGGATCTTGGAGAGATCGAAGGTGGCGTAGTTGTTGGAATTGGAATTGGACTCGGAGGATGATTCGGGTTTGGTTTCTTCGAGGACGCGCCGGGCGCGGGCGGCGGAGAGGTGGTGGCGGATCTCGTTGAAGTCCTGCTCCGGCGTGCCGAACTTGCCGGCGCCGATTGTGCCGCGGAGGACGACCAACGTGAGGAAGAGGCAGAGGAACGTCACCGTGCTGTGGCGGCAACCGCGCTGCATCTGCCGGACGCGCCGAGGTCCCAGGCACCGCTCCAGCATTGTTGTTAACTGAGTTGACACGGTTGAATCTGGcgagttttttttctctttctcagaTGCCGACTCGAGCGAgggagtgaagaagaagaagaagaagaaggaaaacgcGTAACTGTTGGGGTCTTGGGGAATGATTATTAAGATCctaaaatatatctttaaaaaCGGCCTTGTCGGTGGAAGACAAGTGTTGTGtaatacaaatacaaatttGGTGACTTGGATTGTAAAGAGGTCAAATTAGTGTTAGAAtagttgtataaaaaaatttaggtttAGATGACACGACTGGCTAAATAATTTGACATTAAATGTTGCCTTAGCGCGTCACATGTATTGTATTTCTAGCGCCTCCGTGTGGTAAGCTGTTTCTGATGGTAGACAGCTAAGAATGGACATGCATATGCATTGCAATTTGCAAGTTCGCTTGATTTGGTTCTTCATGGAGCCCAtggttatttacttatttatcatCCTTACCTTTttcaaaacatgtttttttttttatatcattcaaaaattataaagtaCTACAAAAAACACCAACTAAGGCCTAATGAAAGCGACCTTCTGCCAAAATTATAAGACTAAATTGAGTTGGACATGCATCCCATCTTACCAAGCATTTGCTGAAGAAGATCTTGTTTTACTAATCAATATGTACATTTGTTACCTTCCCTTAGAGAGTGTGAGTAAATGTAAATTGTCATTGTCTCCCTTTGAGCTCCTTTATACTATTACCAGTGCTGAATtaagaaattatgaaaaaaaaaaaaatagtgagaacaataaatattttctaatgtttttataaaagtaaaaaaacatcacaagctattataaaatatatataatatcacaataaaagaaatttaaaatatttaagtttttacaaattacaattatcAATTACGCATTTtcatactttaaaaatattttgtaatttttttattgtcaataCTAATTTAATATGTGAAATATAACATTCTTCGTTAAAATAACCATCACTAAAACTCAATTAATCCTAATTTGTTTTATATCAAGAGCACAGTAAAAATAAACATTCCTAAAAGAATTATATCATGAGAGTTTTGAAAAGATAAATGTTTTACTCACCTTTTGAAGCAAATAATTTGAATTCTTCATTATCTTTGTCTCAACagaattttctcatttttctcgATCCTTGAGCAACTAACTAATGTCAAGAGAAACTATTTATTTGTatgattttaagaaaatgaattgTCTATCCTTATATAAGCAtgatacataatttgaaattatatcttttgagatttatttaaccaatcttttttttatctcttattcttatctttatcccatctaatatattattatactaatatattttcaaaaaacataacaatttaatatattaaaacaatttaatctatattttcatttacttaaagatatatttagataatctttatttaaataattatttgattatttt includes these proteins:
- the LOC100818287 gene encoding xyloglucan 6-xylosyltransferase 2 translates to MLERCLGPRRVRQMQRGCRHSTVTFLCLFLTLVVLRGTIGAGKFGTPEQDFNEIRHHLSAARARRVLEETKPESSSESNSNSNNYATFDLSKILVDEPPSDDEKPNPNAPYTLGPKISNWDEQRASWLSNNPDYPNFIGPNKPRVLLVTGSSPKPCENPVGDHYLVKSIKNKIDYCRVHGIEIFYNMALLDAEMAGFWAKLPLIRKLLLSHPEVEFLWWMDSDAMFTDMAFEVPWERYKDSNFVMHGWNEMVYDEKNWIGLNTGSFLLRNCQWSLDILDAWAPMGPKGKIRDEAGKVLTRELKNRPVFEADDQSAMVYLLATGKEKWGDKVYLENHYYLHGYWGILVDRYEEMIENYHPGLGDHRWPLVTHFVGCKPCGKFGDYPVERCLKQMDRAYNFGDNQILQMYGFTHKSLASRKVKRVRNDTSNPLEVKDELGLLHPAFKAIKLPSS